One genomic region from Chthoniobacterales bacterium encodes:
- a CDS encoding type II toxin-antitoxin system prevent-host-death family antitoxin, which translates to MDSTYSVTQAQTNLPRLIKEAADEGSIAITRHEETVAYLISRGRMDAIMETLDLLGNSAAMKALRDYEMGKMKFLPLSALNGDKG; encoded by the coding sequence ATGGATTCTACCTATTCAGTCACTCAGGCGCAGACGAATCTGCCACGGCTGATCAAAGAGGCGGCGGATGAAGGGTCCATCGCCATCACCCGGCATGAGGAGACGGTTGCCTACCTGATCTCGCGTGGGCGGATGGATGCGATCATGGAGACGTTGGATCTGCTGGGAAATTCGGCGGCGATGAAGGCGCTACGGGATTACGAGATGGGTAAGATGAAGTTTCTGCCGCTCTCGGCGTTGAATGGAGACAAAGGTTGA
- a CDS encoding tetratricopeptide repeat protein has protein sequence MATFFAELKRRNVYKVAAAYTVVGWLIVQVATQVFPFFEIPNWAVRLIVLAIIVGFPLALVIAWAFELTPEGIKRTEEADAAPQTQSRGHAWIFVVLAAGLLSLALFFLGRYTASQQASGSTALAKSIAVLPFENRSEDKANSYLADGIQDEILTRLAKIDDLKVISRTSTQRYKSSPENLSEIAKQLSVAFVLEGSVQKVGDQIRVNVQLINALTDTHVWAEVYDRKLADIFAVQSDIAGQVAKALRVKLSSREQQAVALRPTENPEAYDAFLRGLAIWGGFGLSPEGLQKMTEAYSRAVELDPSFAVAWANLSAVHTLNYATYDPTAVRLAEAKRALDNATKLQPDLGDAWFALGLYRYRALSDYDGALKAFEEAIEHGVNRAMSLEFSGYVKRRQGKWDEALAHHAQSSKLDPRNPIIFAEQAVTYRSLRRFPEAHASLDRALAISPDNQNLLAGKARLNQAEGNFDAAGRLIEWLSVDPGEPEVLQPRFTQLMATGKFPEAVALLQQLLASKEPLPPNLRAVYRTHLGLAKRLAGDTEGGTRDLTQGRDELEALRQQSVGEGYLEDLMMAEAALGNRAAVDQYAAKLQNKIAKDAFGGPTLELDIAIARAQLGQAAEAISILRDLLGKPGDDCITPALLRTDPVWNPIRNDPRFQKLSETQ, from the coding sequence ATGGCTACCTTTTTCGCCGAGCTGAAGCGACGCAACGTTTACAAGGTTGCGGCCGCATACACCGTCGTCGGCTGGCTGATCGTCCAGGTCGCGACCCAGGTTTTTCCGTTCTTCGAAATTCCGAATTGGGCGGTGCGCTTGATCGTGCTCGCGATCATTGTCGGTTTCCCGCTCGCACTCGTCATCGCGTGGGCCTTCGAGCTCACGCCGGAAGGAATCAAGCGGACGGAGGAAGCGGACGCGGCGCCTCAGACGCAGTCGAGAGGGCATGCCTGGATATTTGTTGTTCTCGCTGCCGGCCTTCTTTCGCTGGCGCTTTTCTTTCTCGGCCGCTACACGGCCTCGCAACAAGCGTCCGGCTCGACGGCGCTCGCAAAATCAATCGCCGTATTGCCATTCGAGAATCGGAGCGAAGACAAGGCGAACTCCTATCTGGCTGACGGCATCCAGGACGAAATCCTGACACGCCTCGCGAAGATCGATGACTTGAAAGTGATCTCGCGCACGTCGACGCAACGCTACAAAAGCTCGCCCGAAAACCTGTCGGAGATCGCGAAGCAACTCAGCGTCGCGTTTGTCCTGGAAGGAAGTGTCCAGAAGGTCGGCGATCAGATCCGCGTCAATGTGCAGTTGATCAACGCGCTGACGGACACTCATGTCTGGGCCGAAGTTTACGATCGAAAACTGGCCGACATCTTCGCCGTGCAAAGCGACATCGCCGGGCAAGTGGCCAAAGCGCTCCGGGTAAAGCTCTCCAGCCGCGAGCAACAAGCCGTCGCCCTGCGTCCCACGGAGAACCCGGAAGCATACGATGCCTTTCTCCGCGGCCTGGCGATCTGGGGCGGGTTCGGTCTCTCACCGGAAGGCCTCCAGAAAATGACCGAGGCATACTCACGGGCCGTCGAGCTGGACCCGAGCTTCGCGGTCGCATGGGCGAACCTGTCTGCCGTGCACACGCTGAACTACGCAACCTACGACCCGACCGCCGTGCGGCTGGCCGAGGCGAAGCGCGCCCTGGATAACGCGACGAAATTGCAGCCCGACTTGGGTGACGCCTGGTTCGCGCTCGGACTCTACCGTTATCGCGCCTTGAGCGACTACGACGGCGCCCTGAAAGCCTTCGAGGAAGCGATTGAACACGGCGTCAATCGCGCGATGTCGCTGGAATTCTCCGGCTACGTGAAACGACGGCAGGGCAAGTGGGACGAAGCACTCGCTCACCACGCGCAATCCTCGAAGCTCGATCCGCGCAACCCCATCATCTTCGCGGAACAGGCGGTAACCTATCGGAGCTTGCGCAGATTCCCGGAAGCGCACGCGTCGCTCGATCGCGCCCTCGCAATTTCGCCCGACAATCAGAATCTTCTTGCTGGAAAGGCCAGGCTCAACCAGGCCGAGGGCAATTTCGACGCGGCCGGCAGATTAATCGAATGGCTCTCGGTCGATCCTGGCGAGCCCGAAGTCCTCCAGCCGCGCTTCACCCAGCTCATGGCTACCGGAAAATTCCCTGAGGCGGTCGCGTTGTTGCAACAGCTCCTCGCCAGCAAGGAACCTCTGCCGCCTAATCTGCGGGCCGTCTATCGCACCCATCTCGGCCTGGCCAAACGCCTGGCCGGCGACACCGAAGGCGGGACGCGCGACCTCACCCAGGGGCGGGACGAATTGGAAGCCTTGCGCCAGCAAAGCGTCGGCGAAGGCTACCTCGAAGATCTGATGATGGCGGAAGCCGCGCTCGGCAACCGGGCCGCCGTCGACCAGTATGCCGCGAAGTTGCAAAACAAGATCGCGAAGGACGCCTTTGGAGGCCCGACCCTCGAATTGGACATCGCGATTGCCCGCGCCCAACTCGGCCAGGCCGCCGAAGCCATCTCAATCCTCCGCGATCTCCTTGGGAAACCCGGCGACGACTGCATCACCCCCGCCCTCCTCCGCACCGACCCTGTCTGGAACCCCATCCGAAACGATCCGCGTTTTCAGAAATTGTCCGAAACGCAGTAA